ATCGTCATAGGTACTTCCACTGGCGGACTTGCTGCATTGCGGGAGTTTCTTGCGGAGCTACCGTCCGATTTGGACGGGGCGGTTTTTATCACGATGCACATCGGTGACCAACCCAGCGTGCTCGGCAACCTTCTGGCCCATGTGAGTCCGTTGCCCTGCGGCTTCGCTTTGAATGAAGAGCGGATAGAGAAGGGCCGTGTCTACGTTGCGCCTCCAAATAGGCATCTCTTGGTCAAAAAAGGAAAAATTCAGCTCTCTCAAAGCGCCAAGGAAAATCATTCTCGGCCTGCGATTGATCCGATGTTTCGATCGGCTGCCATCAGCTACGGTAGCCATGTTATAGGAGTGTTGATGACCGGCGAGCTCGACGACGGCGTCGTTGGACTCCAAGCGATTAAGGCTTATGGAGGGTTGGCGTTCGTACAAGATCCTGAGACTGCAGAAGCGCCTTCGATGCCGATGTGTGCTCTCCGTCATGTGAGTGTTGACGGGTGCCTGTCCCCCAGTCAACTGAGTCAGAAGCTGGCAGCGATCATTAATCAGCAAGAACCTGTTACGACAGAGCTTTCGGAGGCGAAGCGCGTCGAGCCATTCGTTACTGAGAATGTTCTGCAGGATTTCAGCAATGGCGGTTCCCATTCTCTAAACGAGATAGGTCACGTCGCAGGCATGTCCTGTCCTGAATGCGGAGGCGCTTTGTGGGAGACAAAGGTTCCCTCACTACGCTTTCGTTGTCATACCGGTCGTGCCCATACCGCCGCCGCGTTACTTCAAGCCCAGAGTGAAACGATTGAGGAAGCCCTCTGGGCGGCCATTAGAGCCTTGCATGAGAAGGAGTTACGCCTAGGGCGACTAATGCAAAACAGTACAGACGGCGGGCGCAACGGAGCGTTACGAGAATATAAACTTGCTAGGGAGGGACTCGAGAGTCATAAGGCGACTCTAAAAGCGTTGCTGAAATCGTTACGTCCTATTGAAAAATGAGTCAAATCTCAATGTGGGGTTAGCTTATAACCTAGAAGAATAGCATCTCCTTTGA
This window of the Pseudomonas fluorescens genome carries:
- a CDS encoding chemotaxis protein CheB, yielding MQQRRLDNQVIVIGTSTGGLAALREFLAELPSDLDGAVFITMHIGDQPSVLGNLLAHVSPLPCGFALNEERIEKGRVYVAPPNRHLLVKKGKIQLSQSAKENHSRPAIDPMFRSAAISYGSHVIGVLMTGELDDGVVGLQAIKAYGGLAFVQDPETAEAPSMPMCALRHVSVDGCLSPSQLSQKLAAIINQQEPVTTELSEAKRVEPFVTENVLQDFSNGGSHSLNEIGHVAGMSCPECGGALWETKVPSLRFRCHTGRAHTAAALLQAQSETIEEALWAAIRALHEKELRLGRLMQNSTDGGRNGALREYKLAREGLESHKATLKALLKSLRPIEK